Genomic window (Candidatus Zixiibacteriota bacterium):
CAGGTGTGCCGCTTCGCCGATGCGATTCTTTTTACCTCGCTGGTCTCGGGACGTAATCCGGAATTCCTGATCGGCGAACAGGTCAAGGGCGCGCCTCTCGTCAAAGAATACGGTCTGGAGGCGATCCCTACCGCCTACATGCTGATTGAATCGGGTACGCGCACTTCGGTGGAGTACATTTCGCACACGCATCCGATCCCGCGCAACAAACCGGAAATCGCCAAGTTGCACGCGCTGGCGGCGGAGTATATGGGGATGAAGCTGGTGTATCTCGAGGCCGGATCGGGAGCAATCCACTCGGTGCCGGAGGAGATAATCCGCGCGACGCGCGCGTTTGTCTCGCTGCCGATCATCTGCGGCGGCGGCATCCGCCATCCCGAGGACGCGGCGCGCAAAGTTGCCGCCGGCGTGAGTTTCGTTGTGATCGGCAATCGTTTTGAAGAGAACAATCAGCTACCGCTGATGATCGAGTTCGCCGAGGCGATTCATCAGAAGGCGGCACTACCAGCGAAGAAATCGCATGATGAAACTTAAGCAGATCATTGCCGCGGCGGTGCAGGACTCCGCGACGCTACGGACAGCGTTTGCCCTGGCGCGGGAAGAATGGCTCCTGGCTTCGGCAACGAAGCTGGCCGAGACCCTGGCGAACGGCCGCAAGATTCTCATTGCAGGCAACGGCGGATCCGCCGCCGACAGTCAACATTTCGCGACCGAGTTCGTCGTGCGGCTGACTTCCGACAATAACCGCAACGCCCTGCCGGCGATCGCCCTCACGACCGACACTTCCCTGCTTACCGCCGCCGCCAACGACTACGGCTTTGATCATATCTTCAGCCGCCAGATTGAAGCGCTGGGGCAGGCGGGGGACGTGTTCATCGGTCTGACCACTTCGGGACGCTCGCGTAACATCCTCGAGGCGTTCCGCGCCGCCAAGGAACGTGGTTTGCTGACGCTGGGGCTGTTCGGCAAGTACGGGTTGATTGTGCCGGAGCTATGTGACCAGCCGCTGCTGGTGCCGGCGGCGGCAACGATGCGCGTTCAGGAAGAACATATTTTTGCGCTGCATTTGCTGGCGCAATTGACGGAAGAAATTCTCTTGTCGGGCGGTGCCGAATAGGCGGCGCCGGCCGAATCACTCAGTGGAGGGCCACTTGGCCGACCCGCATATAGCCGACCGCAAGTCAGTCAAGCTCGAGCTGGAGCCGGGCACCTATTGGTGGTGTCGTTGTGGGCGCTCCGCTGATCAGCCGTTTTGCGACGGTTCGCATCACGTGACTGAGTTACAGCCGCTGGAATTCACCATCACGGAGAAGAAGCTGCGATCGTATTGCCTCTGCAAGCACACGCAGACTCCCCCCTTCTGCGACGGCACGCATAAGACGCTACCGTAGACATTTGAACCATTCGCGAATTTTCTCAAAAAGCTCGTGACATATTTGCCGCGGACACTCGTCTCTGCTGTAAACGTCTTCGGCGGAGGTATCAATGCTGCGCAAGCTTGTCTGTTTGCTGGTGG
Coding sequences:
- a CDS encoding SIS domain-containing protein; translated protein: MKLKQIIAAAVQDSATLRTAFALAREEWLLASATKLAETLANGRKILIAGNGGSAADSQHFATEFVVRLTSDNNRNALPAIALTTDTSLLTAAANDYGFDHIFSRQIEALGQAGDVFIGLTTSGRSRNILEAFRAAKERGLLTLGLFGKYGLIVPELCDQPLLVPAAATMRVQEEHIFALHLLAQLTEEILLSGGAE
- a CDS encoding geranylgeranylglyceryl/heptaprenylglyceryl phosphate synthase gives rise to the protein MYEHLLGTAQRKGAGFLTLIDPNEHQKSQLLACAENAETAGADAILVGGSMVLTNRMEELIREIKQRVTIPVIIFPGGAGQVCRFADAILFTSLVSGRNPEFLIGEQVKGAPLVKEYGLEAIPTAYMLIESGTRTSVEYISHTHPIPRNKPEIAKLHALAAEYMGMKLVYLEAGSGAIHSVPEEIIRATRAFVSLPIICGGGIRHPEDAARKVAAGVSFVVIGNRFEENNQLPLMIEFAEAIHQKAALPAKKSHDET
- a CDS encoding CDGSH iron-sulfur domain-containing protein, yielding MADPHIADRKSVKLELEPGTYWWCRCGRSADQPFCDGSHHVTELQPLEFTITEKKLRSYCLCKHTQTPPFCDGTHKTLP